A DNA window from Kiritimatiellaceae bacterium contains the following coding sequences:
- a CDS encoding EamA family transporter gives MRGLLALLAGIVLFSTIEVASKLMQAEGAVAGHYPFWLAALRFIITGLVLCIPAAHALRGKAFDRRDAAALAGLGLLGVTLMSSLYHLSITFLPANVAALVFSCNPVFVVLFAPLVLPEKITARKLGAVALCLIGIAVLAYERADGVSALGLLLMLVAIIIFALYTVLFKKMTPRYGALPITAFAGLIGGLCILPLAFGFEGFPLATYGQADWLGIAYLALVGTALGYFLFIYGIGHVEAGIGSMAFFLKPFLAALFAMIVLGETLTVPLLIGGAFILIGMVVALVRRPK, from the coding sequence ATGCGCGGACTTCTGGCACTGCTGGCCGGGATCGTACTGTTCAGCACGATTGAGGTAGCTTCCAAGCTGATGCAGGCCGAAGGCGCGGTTGCCGGTCACTATCCGTTCTGGCTCGCGGCGCTCCGTTTCATCATTACCGGTCTGGTTTTGTGTATTCCTGCCGCGCACGCTTTGCGCGGAAAAGCATTTGATCGCCGCGATGCCGCCGCGCTGGCAGGACTTGGACTGCTCGGCGTAACGCTGATGTCGAGTCTCTACCACCTTTCCATCACTTTTCTACCAGCCAACGTCGCGGCGCTGGTCTTCAGCTGCAATCCGGTTTTTGTCGTTCTCTTTGCCCCGCTGGTCCTGCCGGAAAAAATTACGGCGCGCAAACTGGGGGCGGTTGCGCTCTGCCTGATCGGAATTGCCGTACTGGCCTATGAACGCGCTGACGGGGTTTCGGCTCTCGGCCTTTTACTGATGCTGGTTGCCATCATCATCTTTGCGCTCTATACCGTGCTGTTTAAAAAAATGACGCCGCGGTATGGCGCATTGCCGATCACCGCGTTTGCCGGACTGATCGGTGGACTTTGCATTCTGCCGCTGGCGTTTGGATTTGAAGGATTTCCGCTGGCGACATACGGGCAGGCCGACTGGCTTGGCATTGCGTATCTGGCGCTGGTCGGAACAGCGCTCGGCTATTTTTTGTTTATCTATGGCATCGGCCACGTCGAAGCCGGTATTGGCTCGATGGCCTTTTTCCTGAAGCCGTTTCTGGCCGCGCTTTTCGCCATGATCGTGCTTGGTGAAACGCTGACTGTGCCGCTGCTTATCGGCGGCGCATTCATTCTTATAGGAATGGTTGTCGCGCTGGTGCGGCGTCCAAAATAG
- a CDS encoding nitroreductase, translating into MKFIELAKKRVSVRSYKPEPVSDELLNEVLEAGRLAPTACNLQPFQFIVVREKENLAALAAGYPGDWFKEAPVVIAICTQASKAWKRSRHDERCLIDVDGAIAADHMTLAAADIGLGTCWIGAFDPKIVRKVLGVPRTVEPLVLLTLGHPNEKGRPKTRQPIEKLVRYEKWKN; encoded by the coding sequence ATGAAATTCATCGAATTGGCAAAAAAGCGCGTCAGTGTCCGCTCGTATAAACCGGAACCGGTTTCCGATGAACTGCTCAACGAAGTGCTGGAGGCGGGCCGCCTTGCGCCGACCGCCTGCAATCTTCAGCCGTTCCAGTTCATTGTGGTGCGCGAAAAAGAAAATCTTGCCGCGCTGGCCGCCGGTTATCCGGGCGACTGGTTTAAAGAAGCGCCGGTGGTGATCGCTATTTGCACGCAGGCTTCCAAAGCCTGGAAGCGGTCGCGCCACGACGAGCGCTGTCTTATTGATGTGGACGGTGCAATCGCCGCCGACCACATGACGCTGGCCGCCGCCGATATCGGCCTCGGCACCTGCTGGATCGGCGCGTTCGATCCAAAAATTGTCCGCAAGGTGCTTGGTGTTCCGCGCACCGTTGAACCGCTGGTTTTGCTGACGCTCGGCCATCCAAATGAAAAAGGCCGCCCGAAAACCCGCCAGCCGATTGAAAAACTGGTGCGCTACGAGAAGTGGAAAAATTAG
- a CDS encoding cytidine deaminase: MTKHKRPGWDEYFMDIAHVVARRGNCCRRQVAAVIVRDRRIISTGYNGTPRGIANCDEGGCTRCNSEAPSGSSLGDCVCCHAEENAIVQAAYHGISVKDGILYCTISPCLMCTKMMINAGLAEVVYEHEYHFNDQAKALFKEAGVTCRQFVREKSG; encoded by the coding sequence ATGACTAAACACAAACGTCCCGGCTGGGATGAGTATTTTATGGACATCGCCCATGTGGTGGCGCGGCGGGGTAACTGCTGCCGCCGTCAGGTGGCGGCGGTGATTGTGCGCGACCGGCGGATTATTTCGACCGGTTATAACGGCACGCCGCGCGGAATCGCCAATTGCGACGAAGGCGGATGTACACGCTGTAACTCCGAAGCGCCATCGGGAAGCTCGTTGGGCGACTGCGTCTGCTGTCACGCCGAAGAGAACGCGATTGTGCAGGCGGCCTATCACGGTATTTCGGTGAAGGACGGAATTCTCTATTGCACGATCAGTCCGTGTCTGATGTGCACAAAGATGATGATCAACGCCGGGCTGGCGGAAGTGGTCTATGAACATGAGTACCACTTCAACGATCAGGCCAAAGCGCTGTTCAAAGAAGCCGGTGTGACCTGCCGCCAGTTTGTGCGGGAGAAGTCAGGTTGA
- a CDS encoding DUF3108 domain-containing protein has product MLKFIHSRSSRFIIRCSAVLLFAGSAAAGGLPFPLNERLDYRISWNGILVAWSTSTTGMIETNGTNYVFVRVETQTYPIFDVFYRVNDLHECLLDPETLLPVRFEKNMREGRSRYHDVTTFDYANGVARFENVGAGTVTNVPISADTRDYLSFMYFMRGQELTPGKTTTHHVLADDKVYEVLVHAGEIEKIGLSNYPDVPSLQLDPEAAFNGLFVRCGKATLWVSRDPRRLLTCMKAWVPFGRVTVRLNDVSGDGNDFWITKKENDVKNEN; this is encoded by the coding sequence ATGCTGAAATTTATACATAGCCGGAGTTCTCGATTCATTATTCGGTGTTCTGCGGTTCTTCTGTTCGCTGGCAGCGCCGCTGCCGGCGGGCTGCCGTTTCCTCTGAACGAGCGGCTGGATTACCGTATTTCGTGGAACGGCATTCTGGTGGCGTGGTCGACCTCAACGACCGGCATGATTGAAACGAACGGAACGAACTACGTTTTCGTGCGGGTGGAAACCCAGACCTATCCTATTTTTGATGTTTTTTATCGGGTGAATGACCTGCACGAATGTCTGCTCGATCCGGAAACGCTTCTGCCGGTCCGCTTTGAAAAAAATATGCGGGAAGGGCGCTCGCGATACCACGACGTGACCACCTTTGATTATGCCAACGGCGTCGCCCGGTTCGAAAATGTGGGTGCCGGTACCGTAACCAATGTGCCGATCAGCGCGGACACCCGCGACTATCTCAGCTTCATGTATTTCATGCGCGGTCAGGAGCTGACGCCCGGCAAAACCACGACGCACCATGTGCTGGCCGACGACAAGGTTTACGAGGTGCTGGTTCATGCGGGGGAAATCGAAAAGATCGGGCTGTCGAATTATCCGGACGTGCCGAGCCTGCAACTTGATCCGGAGGCCGCATTTAACGGGTTGTTTGTCCGCTGCGGAAAAGCTACGCTTTGGGTGTCACGGGATCCGAGGAGGCTTTTGACCTGTATGAAAGCCTGGGTTCCGTTCGGACGCGTCACAGTAAGACTGAACGACGTCTCCGGTGACGGAAACGATTTTTGGATTACGAAGAAAGAAAATGATGTCAAAAACGAAAACTAG
- the kdsB gene encoding 3-deoxy-manno-octulosonate cytidylyltransferase encodes MSKTKTSRVIGVIPARWASTRLPGKPLAMIAGKPMIQRVAEQVVKAKSLSAVLVATDDQRIMDAVASFKIPGVKAVMTRADHPSGTDRIAEAVANEKCDVLINIQGDEPLMEPELIDRLAEVMLSGDWDMATAAAPIKTEADLKNPAVVKAVFARDGQALYFSRSVIPHVRDAGTDATGAHWRHIGIYAYRRDYLLKLVAEPPCRLENLEKLEQLRALYIGCRMNVLQVEDVGIGVDTPEDILKVESILASGKINS; translated from the coding sequence ATGTCAAAAACGAAAACTAGCCGCGTGATCGGAGTGATACCGGCGCGCTGGGCCTCCACGCGGCTTCCGGGTAAACCGCTGGCGATGATCGCGGGCAAGCCGATGATTCAGCGCGTGGCGGAACAAGTGGTAAAGGCCAAATCGCTGTCGGCGGTTCTGGTCGCTACCGACGATCAGCGCATTATGGATGCTGTGGCTTCCTTTAAAATTCCCGGCGTGAAAGCCGTTATGACCCGCGCCGATCATCCGTCGGGCACCGACCGGATTGCCGAAGCCGTCGCGAACGAAAAGTGCGACGTGCTGATCAATATTCAGGGCGACGAGCCGCTGATGGAGCCAGAACTGATTGACCGGCTGGCCGAAGTGATGCTTTCCGGCGACTGGGATATGGCCACCGCCGCCGCGCCGATTAAAACCGAAGCCGACTTGAAAAATCCGGCCGTGGTGAAAGCCGTTTTCGCCCGCGATGGGCAAGCACTCTATTTTTCCCGCTCCGTCATTCCGCACGTCCGCGACGCCGGAACCGATGCGACCGGCGCGCACTGGCGGCACATCGGCATTTACGCCTACCGCCGCGACTATCTTTTAAAACTGGTGGCGGAGCCGCCGTGCCGGCTGGAAAATCTGGAGAAACTGGAACAGCTCCGCGCGCTCTACATCGGCTGCCGGATGAACGTTTTGCAGGTCGAGGATGTCGGTATCGGAGTCGACACGCCGGAAGATATTTTGAAAGTCGAATCTATCCTTGCGTCGGGGAAAATTAATTCATGA
- a CDS encoding RDD family protein produces the protein MEHSGFWKRVVAYLIDIIPITLLVIGIFYFYFGFDDAIRAYFANKDDLDAKLRFYRFKGLVRDMSFFCWLGYCLFMESSPLQGTLGKYFLGMRVVDSKGETLSFTKALVRTLMKVISYVVLGAGFLWIAFTKQKQGWHDKVAKTFVINTNSIIGRNDRGIHYPESNIRRRRI, from the coding sequence ATGGAACATTCCGGATTTTGGAAACGTGTGGTTGCTTACCTAATTGACATTATTCCAATTACGTTGCTGGTGATCGGTATCTTTTACTTTTATTTTGGCTTTGATGATGCAATTCGTGCGTATTTCGCCAACAAAGATGATTTAGATGCAAAACTCCGCTTTTATAGATTCAAAGGACTTGTTCGCGACATGTCGTTTTTTTGTTGGCTCGGGTACTGTCTTTTCATGGAATCAAGTCCACTTCAAGGTACGCTGGGTAAGTATTTTCTTGGCATGAGAGTCGTCGATTCCAAGGGTGAAACGTTATCTTTTACAAAGGCTTTGGTTAGGACTCTCATGAAAGTTATTTCGTACGTTGTGCTTGGCGCCGGATTCCTATGGATCGCATTCACAAAACAAAAACAAGGATGGCACGACAAGGTTGCGAAGACATTTGTGATAAATACTAATTCAATAATCGGGCGGAATGATCGGGGAATTCATTATCCGGAATCAAATATCAGAAGACGTCGGATATAG
- a CDS encoding DUF2442 domain-containing protein has product MTPTVQNAIARPDYQVELLFDNGEKRLFDMTPYLDCGVFAELRDRKLFETVHVSFDAVEWENGADLCPEVLYEKSRPAEQIMIAAEEPEIYGRKND; this is encoded by the coding sequence ATGACACCGACTGTACAGAATGCGATAGCGCGACCTGATTATCAGGTTGAGCTTTTGTTTGATAACGGCGAGAAGAGGCTGTTTGATATGACGCCTTATTTGGACTGCGGGGTTTTTGCTGAACTGAGAGACCGGAAACTTTTTGAAACGGTTCATGTGAGCTTCGACGCAGTTGAGTGGGAAAACGGCGCGGATTTGTGTCCGGAAGTGCTTTATGAGAAGAGCCGTCCGGCGGAACAGATTATGATTGCGGCGGAAGAGCCAGAAATTTACGGGAGAAAAAATGACTAA
- the kdsA gene encoding 3-deoxy-8-phosphooctulonate synthase encodes MTKVVNVNGVKFGGNNPLALIAGPCVIESREGCMEIADKLVKMAKRLNIPLVFKASYDKANRTSINAYRGPGIAKGLEILAEIKAKYNVPVLTDVHSIEEIHIASKVVDIIQLPAFLIRQTDIVVAAGESGAVVNVKKAQFAAPWDMKNVVKKLESTGNTKIMLTERGASFGYNTLVADMRSLVIMREMGYPVIFDATHSVQSPGGKGDSSGGDGRFAPYLAKAAAAVGVDGMFIETHPDPSKALSDGPNMIPTGELAALWKKLNAINEVK; translated from the coding sequence ATGACTAAAGTGGTGAATGTGAACGGGGTGAAGTTCGGCGGGAATAATCCGCTGGCACTGATTGCGGGGCCGTGCGTAATTGAGAGTCGCGAAGGGTGCATGGAGATTGCCGATAAGCTGGTGAAGATGGCGAAGCGCCTGAATATCCCGCTGGTGTTTAAGGCGTCCTACGACAAGGCGAACCGCACGTCGATTAACGCTTACCGCGGGCCGGGCATCGCCAAAGGGCTCGAAATTCTGGCGGAGATTAAAGCCAAGTACAACGTGCCGGTTCTGACGGATGTTCACAGCATTGAGGAAATCCATATCGCCTCTAAGGTGGTGGATATTATTCAGCTTCCTGCGTTTTTGATCCGCCAGACCGATATCGTGGTGGCGGCCGGCGAAAGCGGCGCGGTGGTGAATGTTAAGAAAGCACAGTTCGCCGCTCCGTGGGATATGAAGAATGTGGTGAAGAAACTTGAGTCGACCGGCAATACGAAGATTATGCTGACCGAGCGCGGCGCGTCGTTCGGCTACAACACGCTGGTGGCCGATATGCGCAGTCTGGTAATTATGCGCGAGATGGGCTATCCAGTGATTTTCGACGCGACGCACTCCGTGCAGTCTCCCGGCGGGAAGGGCGATTCGTCCGGCGGCGACGGACGGTTTGCCCCGTATCTGGCCAAGGCTGCGGCGGCGGTCGGCGTGGACGGTATGTTTATTGAGACGCATCCCGATCCGTCGAAGGCGCTGTCGGACGGTCCGAATATGATCCCGACGGGCGAACTGGCCGCTTTGTGGAAAAAACTGAACGCAATCAATGAGGTGAAGTAA
- the lptB gene encoding LPS export ABC transporter ATP-binding protein has protein sequence MEETYLVRTEKLVKSYRGRTVVNGVDVNVRPGEIVGLLGPNGAGKTTTFYMVTGLIQPTAGEVWFKDRNVSHVPMYKRARMGLGYLSQEPSIFRKLTVQENVMAILETLPISGRERRERLEFLLNELKIAHLSKQRAYTLSGGERRRLEITRALVTNPSLILLDEPFSGVDPLAVYEVQEIIKDLRSKGLGVLITDHNVRETLAVVDRAYLMCEGKVLREGASSFLVNDEMSRELYLGPRFSM, from the coding sequence ATGGAAGAAACCTATTTAGTCCGGACCGAAAAACTGGTTAAGAGCTATCGCGGCCGTACCGTAGTGAACGGCGTGGATGTCAATGTCCGTCCCGGCGAAATCGTCGGACTGCTCGGCCCGAACGGCGCGGGTAAGACGACAACGTTCTACATGGTGACCGGCCTGATTCAGCCGACAGCAGGCGAAGTCTGGTTCAAAGACCGCAACGTTTCGCATGTTCCCATGTACAAACGGGCCCGCATGGGTCTTGGCTATCTTTCGCAGGAGCCGTCGATTTTCCGTAAACTCACAGTGCAGGAAAACGTCATGGCGATTCTGGAAACTCTGCCGATTTCGGGTCGCGAACGTCGCGAGCGGCTGGAGTTTCTGCTGAATGAACTCAAGATTGCTCATCTGTCCAAGCAGCGCGCCTATACGCTTTCCGGCGGCGAGCGTCGTCGTCTGGAAATCACCCGCGCGCTGGTGACCAATCCGTCGCTGATTCTGCTCGACGAACCGTTCAGCGGCGTCGATCCGCTCGCGGTTTATGAAGTGCAGGAAATTATCAAAGACCTGCGCTCAAAAGGACTCGGCGTGCTGATCACCGACCACAACGTGCGCGAAACGCTGGCGGTGGTGGATCGCGCCTATCTGATGTGCGAAGGCAAAGTGCTCCGCGAAGGGGCCAGCTCATTTTTGGTTAACGATGAGATGAGCCGCGAACTCTATCTGGGCCCGCGGTTCAGTATGTAA
- the raiA gene encoding ribosome-associated translation inhibitor RaiA: MQVHITGRHVEISDGIREHIYGKVERTLIDFPRVEDVRIILELQKLVHTAEVLVQGKKIHVEGKASSENMYTSIDDALTKAESQLRKQHQKVQDIHHHPAS, from the coding sequence ATGCAGGTACATATCACAGGAAGACACGTAGAGATATCGGACGGAATCCGGGAGCATATCTACGGCAAGGTCGAGCGGACTCTGATCGATTTTCCGCGCGTCGAGGACGTGCGCATTATTCTGGAATTGCAGAAGCTCGTGCATACCGCTGAAGTGCTGGTGCAGGGCAAGAAAATCCACGTAGAGGGCAAAGCGTCTTCGGAGAACATGTACACTTCGATTGATGATGCATTGACCAAGGCGGAGAGTCAGTTGCGCAAGCAGCACCAGAAGGTGCAGGATATTCATCATCATCCGGCGAGCTAA
- the hprK gene encoding HPr(Ser) kinase/phosphatase, which translates to MAITLKELLDHGVERLSLELVWGEGRLDRPIEEKAINRPGLALTGFFQYFAQRRLQVFGLAEFTYLKSLSTEEREIRLRGILEKNVPAIIISRNRNPLPELRALCEEYETPLLRSAMITSHFINECTLVLEELTAPHDRVQGTMLEIMGIGVLLQGQAGIGKSETALSLIGRGYSLVADDVTEMVRAGGRVMAFAHELTRYHMEIRGVGIVHVPSLFGVSAIRRDAILDMVINLHPYTNDAEEDRTGLQPTEIEILGIKIPYFSLPVSSGRDMANIVEAAALNYKLKLLGHDAAKELDEKLIGNFLRKAAR; encoded by the coding sequence GTGGCGATTACACTGAAAGAACTGCTGGATCACGGAGTCGAACGCCTTTCACTGGAACTGGTGTGGGGCGAAGGGCGGCTGGATCGTCCGATCGAAGAGAAGGCAATCAACCGGCCCGGCCTCGCGCTGACCGGGTTCTTTCAGTATTTCGCCCAGCGCCGTCTGCAGGTTTTCGGGCTGGCGGAATTCACCTATCTCAAAAGTCTGAGTACTGAAGAACGCGAAATCCGCCTGCGCGGTATTCTGGAAAAAAATGTTCCCGCAATCATTATTTCCCGCAATCGCAACCCGCTTCCAGAGTTGCGGGCTTTGTGTGAGGAATACGAAACGCCGTTGCTCCGTTCTGCGATGATCACCAGTCACTTCATTAATGAATGTACGCTGGTGCTGGAAGAGCTGACGGCGCCGCATGACCGGGTTCAGGGCACCATGCTTGAAATTATGGGAATCGGCGTTCTGCTTCAGGGGCAGGCCGGAATCGGTAAAAGCGAAACCGCTCTTTCGCTGATTGGGCGCGGCTACAGTCTGGTTGCCGACGATGTAACCGAAATGGTGCGCGCCGGCGGACGCGTGATGGCTTTTGCCCATGAACTGACACGCTACCACATGGAAATCCGCGGCGTCGGCATTGTGCATGTGCCCAGCCTGTTCGGTGTATCGGCGATTCGACGGGATGCCATACTCGACATGGTGATCAATCTTCATCCGTACACGAATGACGCGGAAGAAGACCGCACAGGCCTCCAGCCGACTGAAATTGAAATTCTAGGTATCAAAATTCCCTATTTTTCTCTGCCGGTCAGCTCCGGACGCGACATGGCAAATATTGTTGAAGCCGCCGCGTTAAACTATAAACTGAAATTGCTTGGGCATGATGCGGCTAAAGAGCTGGATGAAAAACTGATCGGAAACTTTCTTCGTAAGGCGGCGCGATAA
- a CDS encoding HPr family phosphocarrier protein, whose amino-acid sequence MADQKTILREFEVLNKYGIHARPAALLVKTAGKFSCDIFIGQKGAEEVSAKSIMGLLTIEGYQGARIIVRVVGSDAEKALAEIAELFEKKFFED is encoded by the coding sequence ATGGCAGACCAAAAAACCATTTTAAGGGAATTTGAGGTGCTGAATAAATACGGCATCCATGCCCGGCCGGCCGCTCTGCTGGTGAAAACCGCCGGAAAATTCTCGTGCGATATTTTTATCGGACAGAAAGGCGCTGAGGAAGTCTCCGCCAAAAGCATCATGGGTCTGCTCACCATCGAAGGGTATCAGGGCGCCCGGATCATCGTGCGCGTTGTCGGCTCGGATGCCGAAAAGGCTCTGGCCGAAATTGCAGAACTCTTCGAGAAAAAATTCTTCGAGGACTAA
- the ptsP gene encoding phosphoenolpyruvate--protein phosphotransferase gives MSEITTSSPGELVLRGVGVSPGVVIGEVVVFAQEGAAVPERVIGEQDVPLEIARFEEALIKTRHQISGIQRKVAEALGEKHASIFDAHLLVVDDRYFVEEVIRELREQHRNVEAVLRKVADRYIEMLSRVDDDYLRERVADVRDVTRRISTNLAGERMNRMDQLERPCIAVARDFSPSDTASINRNIVHALVTDLGSATSHTAIMARALEVPAVVGLRDISAQISSGETVLVDGSKGLVIVRPTSERLLAYAQKAEEHKLILCELETLKDKPSETKDGYYVPIAANIELPAEISGISKHGAKGIGLFRTEFLFLNEDGIPDEDEQTRVYSEAADQCAPDNVVIRTLDLGGDKFSSSVKTAHEMNPFLGFRAIRFCLANPAFFKVQLRAILRAAAGRNISMMYPMVCCLSEVIQANGILEECRQELKKAGIPCAEKLPVGVMIEIPSAALTADLIAPHVDFFSIGTNDLIQYTLAVDRVNENVSHLYMPTHISILKLIRRTVMAGHAHRIPVAVCGQMAAAPELVPLLIGLGVDELSISPPSVPMIKDVIRNLHYSECRTLAKEALQAGDCDDVIAKCRALLQKTSPEILELIS, from the coding sequence GTGTCTGAAATAACTACATCTTCTCCCGGCGAGCTGGTTCTGCGGGGCGTTGGTGTGTCGCCCGGAGTGGTGATCGGCGAAGTGGTGGTATTCGCCCAGGAAGGCGCGGCGGTTCCTGAACGGGTCATCGGCGAACAGGATGTGCCGCTGGAAATCGCCCGCTTCGAAGAAGCTCTCATCAAAACCCGCCACCAGATATCCGGAATTCAGCGCAAGGTCGCCGAGGCGCTCGGAGAAAAACATGCCAGCATTTTTGATGCGCATCTGCTGGTCGTGGATGACCGCTACTTTGTTGAAGAGGTGATTCGCGAACTGCGCGAACAGCACCGTAATGTCGAAGCGGTTCTTCGCAAAGTCGCTGACCGCTACATTGAAATGCTCAGCCGTGTCGATGACGACTATCTGCGGGAGCGCGTCGCCGATGTGCGGGACGTTACCCGCCGTATCAGTACCAATCTGGCTGGCGAGCGGATGAATCGCATGGATCAGCTTGAACGGCCCTGTATTGCCGTTGCGCGTGACTTTTCGCCGTCAGACACCGCCAGTATAAACCGCAATATTGTGCATGCGCTTGTCACCGATCTCGGCAGTGCCACATCGCATACGGCGATTATGGCCCGCGCATTGGAAGTGCCTGCCGTGGTCGGCCTGCGTGATATCAGCGCGCAGATCAGCTCCGGCGAGACGGTGCTGGTGGACGGCAGCAAAGGACTGGTGATTGTTCGTCCAACCTCCGAACGTCTTCTGGCCTACGCGCAGAAAGCGGAAGAACATAAACTGATCCTTTGCGAACTGGAGACGCTCAAAGACAAGCCGTCGGAAACCAAAGACGGTTACTATGTTCCGATCGCAGCGAATATCGAACTGCCGGCTGAAATTTCAGGGATCAGTAAACACGGAGCCAAAGGGATCGGCCTTTTCCGCACCGAGTTTCTGTTTCTCAATGAAGACGGGATTCCGGATGAAGACGAGCAGACCCGGGTTTACAGCGAGGCCGCCGACCAATGCGCACCCGACAATGTTGTGATCCGGACACTCGATCTGGGCGGCGACAAATTTTCATCCAGCGTAAAAACAGCACACGAGATGAATCCGTTTCTAGGTTTCCGCGCCATCCGGTTCTGTTTGGCTAATCCGGCATTTTTCAAGGTGCAACTGCGCGCCATTCTGCGCGCCGCCGCCGGACGAAATATTTCCATGATGTATCCGATGGTTTGCTGTCTCAGTGAAGTGATTCAGGCCAATGGGATACTTGAAGAATGCCGGCAGGAACTGAAAAAAGCGGGGATTCCCTGCGCCGAAAAACTGCCGGTCGGCGTCATGATTGAAATTCCTTCTGCTGCGCTCACCGCCGACCTGATTGCGCCGCATGTCGATTTTTTCAGCATCGGCACCAACGACCTGATTCAGTACACGCTGGCCGTTGACCGGGTGAACGAAAACGTCTCCCACCTCTACATGCCGACCCATATTTCTATCCTCAAGCTCATCCGCCGGACGGTGATGGCGGGGCATGCACACCGGATTCCGGTTGCCGTCTGCGGACAAATGGCTGCCGCACCGGAACTGGTGCCGCTGCTCATCGGACTCGGCGTAGACGAACTCAGCATCAGTCCGCCGTCGGTTCCGATGATTAAAGATGTCATCCGCAATCTGCACTATTCAGAGTGCCGCACGCTGGCCAAAGAGGCTTTACAGGCCGGTGACTGCGATGATGTGATTGCGAAATGCCGTGCACTGCTGCAAAAAACGTCGCCGGAAATTCTTGAGTTGATCAGCTGA
- a CDS encoding methionine adenosyltransferase, with product MSKIRADHVFTSESVSEGHPDKVCDQISDAILDACLAQDSKSRVACETLVSTNLVVNAGEITCSGWDKINPEAIARRVVHDIGYDRKELEFCSETFTYIGRLHEQSPDIAQGVDEGRGLFLEQGAGDQGMMFGYASDETAALMPAPVYYSHLLLDELQKIRKAGTIPYLRPDSKSQVSIQYVNGQPHHITSVVVSHQTADVPLETIRKDLIEVVQQVLGPTGLLKNNVEYFINPTGKFVIGGPHGDAGLTGRKIIVDTYGGVGSHGGGAFSGKDPSKVDRSAAYYARYVAKNIVAAGLAKKCEVQVAYAIGVAKPLSINVDTYGTGKLEDSQLEAIVSSGKIFDFRPAALIKELGLLTPKGWSYRDTAAYGHFGRSQFPWEKTCKVEALKAAAK from the coding sequence ATGAGTAAGATCCGTGCCGACCATGTTTTCACATCTGAATCCGTCTCCGAAGGCCATCCCGACAAAGTCTGCGACCAGATATCCGACGCCATTCTCGACGCCTGCCTTGCGCAGGATTCCAAGAGCCGCGTCGCCTGCGAAACGCTCGTCAGCACCAATCTGGTCGTCAACGCCGGTGAAATCACCTGCTCAGGATGGGATAAAATCAATCCGGAAGCCATTGCACGGCGGGTAGTCCACGACATCGGCTACGACCGCAAAGAGCTGGAATTCTGCTCGGAAACCTTCACCTACATCGGGCGCCTGCATGAGCAGTCCCCTGACATTGCTCAAGGGGTGGATGAGGGGCGCGGACTTTTTCTGGAGCAGGGCGCAGGCGATCAGGGTATGATGTTCGGCTATGCTTCCGACGAAACCGCAGCGCTGATGCCGGCACCGGTTTACTACAGCCACCTGCTGCTCGACGAACTGCAGAAAATCCGCAAGGCCGGAACCATTCCGTATCTGCGGCCCGACTCGAAATCACAGGTTTCCATTCAATACGTTAACGGCCAGCCGCACCACATCACTTCCGTTGTGGTCTCGCACCAGACCGCCGATGTTCCGCTCGAAACAATCCGTAAAGATCTGATTGAAGTGGTTCAGCAGGTTCTCGGCCCGACCGGTCTGCTCAAGAACAACGTCGAATATTTCATCAATCCGACCGGAAAATTTGTTATCGGCGGCCCGCATGGCGACGCCGGACTGACCGGTCGTAAAATCATTGTTGATACCTACGGCGGCGTCGGCAGCCACGGCGGCGGCGCATTCTCCGGCAAAGACCCGTCCAAAGTGGACCGTTCCGCCGCATACTACGCCCGCTATGTCGCCAAAAACATCGTCGCCGCCGGTCTGGCGAAAAAATGCGAAGTTCAGGTGGCCTATGCCATCGGCGTTGCCAAACCGCTCAGCATCAACGTGGACACCTACGGTACCGGTAAGCTCGAAGACAGCCAGCTGGAAGCCATCGTCTCCTCCGGAAAAATCTTTGATTTCCGCCCCGCCGCGCTCATCAAAGAGCTGGGACTTCTCACGCCGAAAGGCTGGAGCTACCGCGACACCGCCGCCTACGGACACTTCGGCCGTTCGCAGTTCCCGTGGGAAAAAACCTGCAAAGTCGAAGCGCTCAAAGCCGCCGCGAAATAG